One window of the Triticum dicoccoides isolate Atlit2015 ecotype Zavitan chromosome 3B, WEW_v2.0, whole genome shotgun sequence genome contains the following:
- the LOC119281591 gene encoding uncharacterized protein LOC119281591, whose amino-acid sequence MGWLRSLVSPLRKLWCNMNTVPRKKRGIYILYDDVKSCQCEDVQVLWSILVESHGLPPPTPPVLRLTR is encoded by the exons ATGGGGTGGCTCCGCTCCCTCGTCTCCCCGCTCAGGAAGCTCTGGTGCAACATGAACACCGTGCCCCGGAAGA AGAGAGGGATCTACATCCTGTACGACGACGTCAAGTCGTGCCAGTGCGAGGACGTGCAGGTGCTCTGGTCCATCCTCGTCGAGTCCCACGGCCTGCCGCCGCCGACACCGCCGGTGCTCAGGCTCACGCGGTGA